Below is a window of Ornithodoros turicata isolate Travis chromosome 7, ASM3712646v1, whole genome shotgun sequence DNA.
catgctgtcctctctccgtctgtccacatctgtacgcagcccatagccacagttgcttcgcggcgctaacacgcaatcaacaacaacaaaaaaaaaatactccaCATGACGGCACCGTATATGTAGATgcttattaaaaaaaagaagaacaaagaaaaaagaaagctgaGAAGGCATACCTTACCCTAGCCGTGTTCCTGCCCCAGAACCAGGTCCTACCGCGACGTTCCTGCAAAAGAATaagaagaacgaaaaaaaaagaaaagaaaaaaacatattttGATATAACGGGGTAAGAAATCAGCTGAAGGCATgacgcacactcttaaaatgagggggggggggggggtctcgaagtagcttgccgttgctggccgcactcaagtgggcatcgtcacgactaaagtccccccctcccccataaaaaaaaaaacgaaagggggaaaatagcgttgacgatttcaaagtgaggcataggcaggatgaacgatgctgatgggacggaggtgcACTGTGGGTGAGAGGCGCACCAGACTGGTCCAGAAGACTGGACAGAAGACTGGACAGAAGACTGGCGCAGAAGACCAccagagtggtctttccgcgaggcccgtttcttgaagaaaccGCACAAGGTTGCCAGTTTTTGTATgtcgttctgcataagaaccttcggggaagaggacgtccgtcagtaatgccaggcctggcgtggggggaaggtgagtttcccgcatagtatggtacgCGCGGTATTCCGTCAGGATATGTTCGACGGTCTCCGGATGATCACGGTGACCgcgactcttaaaaatgaacttcacctcatagcacgctcccggccaatcatcatcccgaatgacatcgttcccgcccctgatttgttcaaaacgggaggcgcggagcgtgctatgagatGAAGTTCGTCTTTAAGGGTGTAGCTTGTGAGAGCAACTCGGAGACATATCCATTAAATAAGATAACTCTCACTGCATACAGATCAAACTAGTTTCCCCGTAGCCAGCATCGTCAGCGACATATCTAATCGAGAAAGATCACCGTCAAAGCAGAACCCTTGCACAAGAGATTCCGAAGCACGACTGGTCACACCACTCTTTAAACACAACTTTACCACATAAACGTTTTAGTGGATGAGGCTATTAAACGTagcaggacaaacacaacacaaaattCACAACGTCCTTTTGCatatttcaccacatagcacgttgaaGGCCAACGCCATTACACAGAACGGTACCGTTATCACAccagatttgtggaaagcacgaggcgtacgccattttgcgaggcgtacgcccctcagCGTGCTATGGGATCAAGTTTTGTTTGAAGAGTGTATGTAAGGATGGACATCGCCCGCATTGCACGGATGCTTGCACGTACCCTATCCTCTTGCATTTTTTTTCCCGTACGTATTCATGTATTTAATTTCATCAAGACTATGACGTCCGCGATCCCCTGGTTACAGCCAACCGAAGTTATGCAACTGTCTTGCCTACACCAAAATTTTATCTGTGAGCACATTTTGCTTGCTCTAGCCTCCAACACTTTCATCATTGCTCTTTCGTAGCAACCCACCTTGAAGGCCTTGACGTCCGCTCTGTCCGACACCTTGATGCTGACCATAAACGCCTTGGCGGCCGCTTTGTCCGAGGCCTTGATGCTGACCGTAAACGCCCTGGCGCCCGCTTTGTCCGAGGCCTTGATGCTGACCGTAACCGCCTTGGCGCCCGCTCTGTCCGAGGCCTTGATGCTGACCGTAAACGCCGCTTCGTCCAAGACTTTGTCCTTGACCGAGGCCTTGATACTGGCCACGAAGGCCTTGCAGACCCTGACGTCCGCTTTGTCCTACACCTTGGCCCTGACCCTGGCCCTGACCTAGGAGACCTTGCAGACTTTGACGTCCACTTTGTCCTACACCTTGGCCCTGACCTTGGCCCTGACCTAGGAGACCTTGCAGACTTTGACGTCCGCTTTGTCCTACACCTTGGCCCTGACCTTGGCCCTGACCTAGGCCCTGACTTAGGAGACCTTGCAGACTTTGACGTCCGCTTTGTCCTACACCTTGGCCCTGACCTTGACGCCCACTTTGTCCAACACCCTGGTGCTGACGGCCGCCTAGGGGGAGgggaggatatatttattagacgaaaggaaaaagaaaacgggggaaaggtcagcgaaACGgaacgtcggcttgctattccgcgacaaaaagaaaattaatgaagaagaagaaagaagaagaagaaaataggcTTCGATGCTGTGACTTCGCAAGACCTTtgtccacgaaaaaaaaaggaagcaagTTGATCTTAGTGAACTTTGAGTTTGAAAAATGGACAATCGCCGATTAagcgtatgcgcatgcgcagccacCCGCAGGCGGCCGCCGGGTTGGTTGGGTGAAAATAACCGGCATCCAGGTTACGTGGACGGTTGAGGCCGACGCTTTATCCTCGGttcgctttcactctttctgcgtgtctttttttttttttcttagtttgCCATACGACGTGCCAGTCCGTATGAGCGCCGCCATGATTACAGAGGGGAAAACacgacttttttcgcgactttcgCCGCTGCGGGCGACGCCAATGTGAAAATTCATTGCGTGAAAAAAATACTTAGTCAAGCAACCTACAACTAGACACAAATAAGGGACTGCagtcacaggggtgacacaaacccgccattgttgtaactaccatcaaacgggtgcttttggcaaaactgccatcttgtcctggtgacacgtcatagaaaacgtcattttgaggtcatgtgaccttgtttacatgtcgttttgccgcaaACCGACATATTTTCCGTCGTCATcacgccaagagatgaacgtattttgccagcgtaaactatgcggtgcttcttccgcaacatggtggCCCATTTCCCCTttgtttaagtacatcgcatcggctcggtgagtcttaacgcgcggtcggcatcacatctttggaagtcgtcaacggtacgaggccttatgtgcaaaactgcacgttttactgcgagattatcggataaaaataattaccgtgatcggaAGACATCCAAAGCGTCGCGCTCGCGCAGAAAcgacaaccgcattgtttataAACGGTTTGgtcgccgatcacgggcgccgccatctttaaggtcacgtgtgccttgacgtttactgtgacgtgcgaccaggacctgtccaggatgcatggCGTTCGCccggcacgctttcgtctacggagccaTACACTTGATGACACCCCTGTGGCTGCAGTAGCTGAGGACAATGACGCGATCAGCACCTGGATCATGTGGCACGAGGAAAAACGAACGTGATAATCGCCGCAGCGGATAGCCTGATTAAACTATAGTCGCTTCCTAGCGTCCACCCTGTGTTGGTCCCCTTTCTACAACTGTTACAGTGGCGGCAAGATGTAGAACGTTCGTATAGGAAGCTTGAGAACTACGACGTCTATTCCACTTCCTTTAGGCAACACAAATTTAGGCATAAaacagagtgaaaagaaagTCCTACACTCATAAAGCATTTCAATAGTCGATAACCCTAAAAAGAGTTAGAAGTTGTCATCCTAGGTGGGCATCCTAGGGTGGCATCCCCGACCGGGAATCAGGATTAACTCCTGGCACTATGGCATTCGTTGGCTTTACCGTGAATGACTTGTTTTATCTCGTGGGAAGCCGTGGAAAGGACCAACTTTGGAAATTCAAAAATGGCGGACACCGAATCAACAGGCTGGGCCTGGTGGCGCTCCAGtatgatgattgattgattgattgaaagaaagaaaaacgaaagaaaagaaagatgaaCAGCACTGTAGACAACAGGTTCTTTCTATACACTCCAATCAACAGCGAGGGTGACTCCAGACATACAGGAAGAGAAGCATATTACCCTGGTGCCTCTGGTGGTGCTGCCCGGCGTCCGCAGATAACAGCAATCCTGGAAATGTAAGAAAATAGCTTCGACCAATGGCAGGAAATTGGGCTTGCTGGTAAACCCAGCACGGTGGTGCCGCTCCCAAAATGTAATTTGGAGCAATTTCTGGAGCATCCAAATAGGCATTTTGGGGCACTTTGGAGTTTGAATCAACAAAATATGCCTTTTGGAGCAATTTAGACCATACATATAATATGCGTCTTAGAACACTTTGGAGTATACTCTTTTAGCAGAATCACCAGGACTTTGCTTGGCTTCGGGTGACCTGGAATCTCGACATTTTCCTAGTATGTAGTTCCCATGCACACACATGCGTTAGTTGGTTCCGCATGGTAACCGCTATGCGACAATTGCTCTTTTAAACAAAAACCGCGTGAGGTTACGCGTGGAGGCGATTCTTAGCAGCACAGAAACACACATGTATAGACATCTAATTACCAAGTGAAAGAACTTGGATCGTGAGACGGAGTTGGAGTTGTCGTGTCCTCCCGTTTGGTTACAGTGCTCACACAAAACAAACAGCGGGCTAGAAATGTTCCATGTCAATTTCCCCATTTTGGGGCGGAATGAAGCCACGAGCCATCAAATGAATGTGTACTTGTGGTTTAAAGAAAATAATGTGCaaaaccattgcacaaggaCTTTGCTCGAGTTATACATGTGGGGTTTGCGCAAGAACAGGACAGACGGAAAGCAGGTAGACATAGGACGAGCACTTTCCGTTGTGCCCGCCTCTTGCCATCAGCCAATCAATGTCACCATACCAATGTCAACGTACCAACTAGTCCAACAGAGCAGAGCTTGCTCGATTTTCcaacttgtttttctagtgctctacAATCGCTGCctcactgtaaactgaaaaacacccttatgggtgtaaatggcttgtcctataactgacacctctttttacaccatatggtctcagaccacccttttcagagggtgtatatGCTGTGTAAGACAccatttgaaagggtgcttttccttgaaaatgctttcttttgcaccctttaaacacccttctaggagggtgtaaagttgttaaacaccctcctaaaagggtgtttagagggtgcaaaagaaggcattttcaaggaaaagcgccctttcaaagggtgtcttacacagaatacaccctctgaaaagggtgttctaagaccatatatggtgtaaaaagaggtgtcagttataggacaagccatttacacccataagggtgtttttcagtttacagtgctgCGATTACCATGCGCTTGGTTTTGAGCGGTTTGGCGCAATATTGCGGATTTCTGTCAGGATGGCGCACGAAGCCTCATTTGGCGCAAGACGGCGCATTTGACGCAGAACTCGAGACAAGAACACAAACACAGGACGTTTGTGTGTATATACTTGCCTATCTTCGTTCGTGTCTCGCAGCCCGAGTACTTTTTAGTAGTGCGAGAAAATACCTAGTAAGAAAAGTCACTGTACCCTTTGGAGCGCTGCTAAACTCgtacgaaatgcgatagcattgcagCGGATAGCTTTTGAAAAACAGATACAgtcaaccttcgatttatgaaccttcgatttatgaattccctcgttttatgaacactagcacgaggaaccaaactttttacatgcatttttccctcgttttatgaacctcgatattcgaataatgaatggaatttctgggaaccaactaggagttgcccagcgtttttgccctcaatttatgaacggatcgttccgaggccaacaaaaaccttcaaagggattattcgtggtcttatgaatgacacctgaacagacaaaacgttttcgagGTGTTGCACCCTctgttcttaacccctcgaaatccgaacaacaaatgggtttttgcagaagtgttcctgacatCAATTGACACAGCgcaaggcatggtccaaagcaaaattaaactatttagtgTTGCATAAtgaacagagtgtgaatgcgccaacatctgtgttttgtgagactgatacagcagaaggcatggtccaaagcaaaattacacaatatattgcattataaacacaatatcaactcggaaatactgttccatttgcttgATAGTAACGGAactttcgatttatgaatccctcgatttatgaacaatttttcggggaaccgagggtgttcataaatcgagggttgactgtatatggtGGCTCCACAACTGCGGATCTTTAGATGTCATTTATTTTTTGTGTTGCACCGCGAAATTTTACTATACGCTTATTGGTTCTCGCCGGCTACGTCATGGACACGAGCAAAGATGAGATTCTGTATCCTTGCACGGAGTTCAGCTACAAAAGGGGCTAGCAACACGGACACGGTGCAAGTTTAAATACGGTGTGCGGAAATTTCATCCAGCGCAGGGTAAGGGGACACTAAAGAAGGTATACATTGTGCAAAGTTAtacctagagcctgaagttttcgggaaatatttttttctaaattcggggggtaaaaatcgggtaaataaacacgtgcactaaattcatgcgaattcgggtgaaaaaacttgaattgcgctaaaatcggggagaaatcgggctcagttattcaaactaacagTAGCGGTTTGGTaaaaacggtgatgtaactgcatttttctgccaaacaagtaagttggtgcattcctacagacatcccagtgagggcaatttgcctggtaaaaatcgggtttcaccctaaagaggcaaccttcaattcggggtgcaaattcggggaagaatcgggtaaaaccctaaaacttcaggctctagttataccATATTACATGTACGCAAGGTTCTTTTTTTTACTATGCTAGTTTCTCGATGATAAATTTTTTTCCGAAAACATTTTCCGTAATTGGCACTAAAAGTACAGTATCCGCAAACCGACAAGCTATTCACTGCGCTTTACTGGACAAACTTTCAACGCACTTTTGTTTCAAAAACCCACAATGTTTCATTTGACGCATGCAATACAATTTTGCTCCCCGAGCAAGGATTCCAACCATATGGGTCCTTTCGCCTCGTTCGTTGGCTAGGGCTCTAGAACGCCACATATCCAGTCCCTGGAATGCAGCGTTGCGATACGTCGGAATTTCTTGACGTACACAGAAAACAGAAAGATTGGTGTACCAAAGTTAGGAGGACGTATCCTTCCTCCCCACTTGGTACCACcagtctttttctttgtttttttctgtctttgtcTTTGTGCGTAGCTCTTTGGATTTTCCCCCAATTTCTTGACGTACCCGAGTGACGCAGGGAATGATGAAAGTCGaacgcactctaagaaaaaaaggagtaaaacggggagtaattgcagcttctactcccctagtctgcaattactccccattttagtcccctaacccaacatttagtcccgacatttactccccaggactgcaaattgtcactaaacttcgcgaatggtctcctgaatgcgacagtctacgtaaatatctgcccctggtcaatttgaacgacataaggctgtataactcagagaacgtagcaattttccagtcacacagagtaagaaacagttagcgcatttttcttcgcaaattgtgccctagtatggcacaagattttatatcactcgaaatatcacggttgacggtttgcttcaaagtattttcatgcatgcgcaccaattatgtacctgggactcttacaacagcgcgtgaaatgcggtcttcactctgtgacattcatttactcccatgcagttactcccgaaagggactattttttgtggcactgcaattactccccaaaaggagtacaagtactccttttttttttcttagagtgcggatgatattttttttcttttttcaatgtCATTGACTCTCGGGAAACGAGTTGGCTAAAGGGTTAGGTATCGTACATTTGGAGATTTTATGCAACGTTCGTTTATGAAGCACGGTAATTATATAATATGTTGGATGAGTGCTTATATAGATATGGCGCATAGCACCTACCTGCCAGAACGGCGCTTAGCATCAATGGCAGCATCTTGAGGAACTGGCAGAAACTTTCGATCGTACGGTTTGACGGGAAAGCTACTCGACTGTTCCGTATATATATCGCTCGTCGACCCACACCCCAATAGCCGTAAATAACGCCAATCGCAAATGAGGTTCTCTAACGCGACGCAATCAAAATGACAACAGAATGAAACGGAAACCCACCTACGACGAGATTAGTTTTTTTTGACATTTTTTTATTCATTCTTTCTTTTAATAGAAATAATAATTGGGGTAGATTTCCATGTAAGGTGCGTCACGCTGCAcgctccctttttttttttttttttgttatccaTCCATTGTCCTCGTACTTGCCCATTTAGGGTCACAACTCACAACGTGACAACCTTCTTTCATGCGCGTCACGCGCAGGTTTCTTTTGGTCGGCTTGGCACGAACACGCAAACaagccgagaaaaaaaaaaaggaaagcaatAAAACGGCGCCATAATTTACGAGCGAAAAGCGTTTTATCCAACCGGCTCTAATTTACAGCCGCAGCGCAAGTGTTCCTCTCAATAGGGAAAACTCTCGTAGTTCGACGGGAGCGAAGGCCTATAGTTGCACCTGAGGAGTCGCAAATGATACGGTGTATTCGTCGCGACAATAGCAGCATGGAGGAAGTTCATTTTCATATATCAAATGTGCCATTGGATGTCGACAAGAGCAGGAGCGAGTGGGAAGGAAGTTTTTCTCATTTGGTGCCAAACCACTCAAACTGAGATGGCTTCGTTTAGAAAAAGGTTGTCACACCTGTTCTCGTATATATACGACGAGTTCCAATTATTTATGTTCaaacatacaacaacaacaacaataactacgactactacatgaatgacggttgggatgaggtgattcaccgcaacaaacGTAAACACGCGCAACAATTTGTTTTGGGGCCCGAAAAGCCTTTATGAGCATGCACTTGCGATATTTCATATATGTTATATGCTACTTCGTATATTATacctcgttttctttcttcctttttttcttcttcttttgttcaTTTTGCTGTTTCTCGAATAGAATTTTTAAGTGAACCACGTCCCTGCACTTGAATGACGTGATAGCCTGTGAGGCAGAGGTAAGGTAGTAAAGCACGCAATTTCCGTGCTGTGGTCACAAAGTTGACTGTTAAGATGACAGGTGTCGAAGCATGGAGGTGGAAATAAGTTGAACGGATGAATGGGTCTGGTAAACGGGTATTTGTTGGTGTATACCTAGTCTCGAAATAAAGTGGTCGAAATTCCCGCTGTAAACTGGAAATAAATGTTTCGTCGTGCCCCGATTGAAAATAAGCTGCCTAAAATGCGCAGTCGCGCGCGTGAAAATGctaacagcgaacttagactaacctggacagaaAATGCGAACCGTCGAACTGGACTATATACctgataataaactaaccaatgTGCTGTTCCGGCGTGTCCGCTCAGCTAAGCCGAACGGACGCCAAAATCTAgctttcattcgctaaaacgacttcgaTGAGCATCGAAATCTCCCGAAGCTGAGAGGCTAATTAGTGATGTCGGATTTTTACACGATCCATATCAATTTACGAAGCAATCGATCAGTTTATTTGTTTCGAGATCGtgaatttcgcaaccgggaacaCTGAGGCGCTCCCGTATTTATGCACTAATGGAAAGCATGGAAGAACCTCTGTTCGGGTGTTCAGTCAACAATGCTGCTTTATGCTTTAATCAAAAGTGGAAGAGGGAATCAgaagaataagaaagaaaaagcatccCTGGCTTACGAACGACTTTTGCTTATGGCGTAGACCTCGTTTAAAGCGACAACCACCCATCGCTGTGATGCATTATCATGCCCACCAAGAACAAGATTAACTAGCCACGAAAGATGGTagatggatagaagaaaattggCAGGGTAATTTTTCATCGTCTGGCCTTAATTACGCTACGGACTcgtctattttttttatttatttttttttttgcgttccgAGCGGGGGTTAATATAAAAGAACGAAACATATATTTCACCCCGattcgtttcattttttttttaaaggaagtTTTACTTCGAGGGATACAAAAATTGCATCagttgtcattttttttttttttcaccctctGCTTTACGGATTACGAAGAACTAAAGACACAAATAAACAAGCCACCATAAAATTTTATTACACTGATGCAGTTTCCGACAACAGATGGAATATATCATGGGGTGTAGGAAACTTCACATCGAAAGTGTTTCTGTTGGCAACACACGACAACATGACGTATCAGTTGCCGATGTGCTACCGGCGATGAAGGTTACGTCTAGCTCTATGCTTcctggtttggtttggttttaaggaaaaaataaaatggacattttggcttcactaatgtgaagcccgcaactccacatcacttgcaccaccTCCTAATGTAGTGTTCATTAACTTCACATCCTTTGGCTGTACCATTGCCATACAAACGAAAGAACAACACTTCCTCGGGGTAATAGAATTAAAAGGATTAGCGGTGAAGTAAGTGCAGAGAAGGTCTCGGCTTGAAGACCTCTGCGGTAAGCTAGTTGCAGCGGAAAGCACACGGAGTGTTGTAGAAGGGCTTTAAAGTTTAAAGAAATAAGGAGTGAGCTGCTCTCCCTTTTAGACATACACAACATATAAACTTTGAAGAGGAGCGACAAAGAACAGACTCCTTATCATTTTCACCACAAGGAAAGACAGTAAAGCTGGTCTCGACTGGTCAGGTTGTATCAGCAAACGTGAGAACTGATGTTATGACCCGcgataacatttttttttttaatttagacacccagacagaacaccatctcccaaggacgtccgaaatagatcccgaTGTTCATGTGCGGAAATAAACAACCGTGGGACTTCCTTGGGATGTTTTATGGAGGGATATCCGTTGTCGTATACCCGCAGAAGGTCCTGTCGCGGCCGTTTCACGGATAGtccgaatcagctccgtgatgggatgctgtatgGATCATgtattgcaagagagagagagagagaaacgcgggacgatgtagcac
It encodes the following:
- the LOC135401609 gene encoding spidroin-1-like translates to MLPLMLSAVLAGLLLSADAGQHHQRHQGGRQHQGVGQSGRQGQGQGVGQSGRQSLQGLLSQGLGQGQGQGQGVGQSGRQSLQGLLGQGQGQGQGVGQSGRQSLQGLLGQGQGQGQGVGQSGRQGLQGLRGQYQGLGQGQSLGRSGVYGQHQGLGQSGRQGGYGQHQGLGQSGRQGVYGQHQGLGQSGRQGVYGQHQGVGQSGRQGLQGTSR